Proteins encoded by one window of Mycolicibacterium sp. ND9-15:
- a CDS encoding Rv3654c family TadE-like protein → MRWPPWSPARGEDGSATLVGVATMAVLVALTVGAVYVGSAVIGRHRAQAAADLAALAAANAVPDGSAAACSHATVIAQAMNAAVTGCLVDQLDAVVAVEVPVAVGRLAVGPARAIARAGPVAAAQ, encoded by the coding sequence GTGCGGTGGCCGCCGTGGAGCCCGGCGCGCGGTGAGGACGGTTCGGCCACGTTGGTGGGCGTCGCGACGATGGCGGTGCTGGTGGCGCTCACCGTCGGCGCGGTGTACGTCGGTTCGGCGGTGATCGGGCGACACCGCGCACAGGCGGCCGCCGATCTGGCCGCGCTGGCGGCCGCGAACGCGGTGCCCGACGGTTCGGCGGCGGCGTGCAGCCATGCGACCGTGATCGCGCAGGCCATGAATGCGGCGGTTACCGGCTGTTTGGTGGACCAGTTGGATGCCGTCGTGGCCGTGGAGGTCCCGGTGGCAGTGGGCCGGCTAGCGGTGGGCCCGGCGCGCGCCATCGCGCGGGCAGGTCCGGTCGCTGCGGCTCAGTAG
- the ssd gene encoding septum site-determining protein Ssd: MASLRGYLALVADPALRDDVDRVCAAAGAPVVHASEPSSRKVWTDASAVVLDTTAAERCAARAFPRRARVVLVSRDSPGAADWQAAIAVGAQRVITLPAQDGDLMAELAEAAETVHEQGNRGAVAAVIAGRGGAGASVFATALARVATDALLIDADPWSGGIDLAVGGEHESGLRWPDLELRGGRLSYEALREALPRVHDVSVLSGGRGGGDVDAAPLGAVIDAGSRGGATVVCDVPRRSTGVAETALAAADLVVVLTSADVRACAATGVVARWVSTVNPNSGVVVRGPAPGGLRSAEVAEIVGLPLLAAMRPQPGVAGALERGGLRVPRRSPLGRAARKVLAVLQQRPAVGAA; encoded by the coding sequence ATGGCTTCGTTACGTGGGTACCTCGCCTTGGTCGCGGACCCGGCGCTGCGCGATGACGTGGACCGGGTGTGCGCGGCGGCAGGTGCGCCGGTGGTTCACGCGTCGGAGCCGTCCAGCCGCAAAGTGTGGACCGATGCGTCTGCAGTCGTCCTCGACACAACCGCCGCTGAACGCTGCGCGGCACGCGCGTTTCCGCGGCGGGCCCGGGTCGTGCTCGTGAGTCGCGACAGCCCCGGTGCCGCTGACTGGCAGGCGGCGATCGCCGTCGGCGCTCAGCGCGTCATCACCTTGCCCGCCCAGGACGGTGACTTGATGGCCGAGCTGGCCGAGGCCGCCGAGACCGTGCACGAGCAGGGGAACCGCGGTGCGGTGGCCGCCGTCATCGCCGGCCGGGGCGGCGCCGGGGCGTCGGTGTTCGCGACGGCGTTGGCGCGCGTCGCAACCGATGCGCTCCTGATCGATGCCGACCCGTGGAGCGGCGGCATCGACCTGGCCGTCGGTGGTGAACACGAATCCGGCCTGCGCTGGCCCGATTTGGAGCTGCGGGGCGGTCGGCTGAGTTACGAAGCGCTGCGCGAGGCGCTGCCGCGTGTGCACGATGTCAGCGTGTTGTCCGGCGGCCGTGGGGGCGGCGACGTCGACGCCGCGCCACTGGGTGCGGTGATCGACGCGGGCAGCCGCGGCGGCGCGACCGTGGTGTGCGATGTGCCGAGGCGATCGACCGGAGTGGCCGAAACCGCGCTGGCAGCAGCGGATCTCGTCGTTGTGCTGACTTCGGCCGACGTGCGGGCGTGCGCCGCGACGGGTGTGGTCGCGCGGTGGGTGTCGACGGTCAACCCGAACTCGGGCGTGGTGGTCCGCGGTCCGGCGCCGGGCGGGCTGCGGTCGGCGGAGGTGGCCGAAATCGTCGGGCTGCCACTGCTGGCGGCGATGCGTCCGCAACCCGGTGTGGCGGGTGCCCTCGAGCGCGGCGGCCTGCGGGTCCCGCGACGGTCACCACTCGGACGGGCAGCGCGAAAGGTGCTCGCAGTGCTGCAGCAGCGTCCGGCGGTCGGCGCCGCATGA
- a CDS encoding type II secretion system F family protein → MSVAGLALALALVIAPSPRRRWVQVAGGSHRPMRVPVAAWLVLGLLALMVVAPSGAVVAGAIAALTAEARRRRRCRQRHRAAEAAALEGALDILVGELRIGAHPVAAFDAAAAEVDGAVAASLRTVAARARMGADVAAGLRSVAVRSALPAHWQRLALCWQLAQSHGLAISTLMHTAQRDIVARERFSAQVTAGMAGARTTATVLAALPLLGVGLGELIGAQPLRFLFSGGQWLLVAGVTLTCLGLAWSDRITGGVVE, encoded by the coding sequence GTGAGTGTCGCAGGACTGGCCCTGGCGCTGGCGCTTGTGATCGCACCGAGCCCGCGGCGGCGGTGGGTCCAGGTCGCTGGCGGGTCTCACCGGCCGATGCGGGTCCCGGTCGCAGCATGGCTGGTGCTCGGCCTTCTGGCCCTGATGGTCGTGGCCCCGTCGGGTGCGGTGGTGGCCGGCGCGATCGCCGCGCTCACCGCGGAGGCCCGCAGACGCCGCCGGTGCAGGCAGCGGCACCGGGCCGCGGAAGCGGCCGCACTGGAAGGCGCGCTGGACATCCTCGTCGGGGAGTTGCGGATCGGCGCCCACCCGGTGGCCGCGTTCGATGCCGCGGCAGCGGAGGTCGACGGCGCGGTCGCGGCGTCCCTGCGGACGGTCGCGGCCCGGGCGCGGATGGGCGCCGATGTGGCAGCCGGGCTTCGAAGTGTGGCCGTGCGATCAGCGCTGCCCGCACACTGGCAACGGCTCGCCCTCTGTTGGCAGCTGGCCCAGTCCCACGGCCTCGCCATCTCGACACTGATGCACACCGCCCAACGGGACATCGTTGCGCGGGAACGTTTCTCGGCTCAGGTGACCGCCGGAATGGCTGGTGCGCGTACCACCGCCACGGTGCTCGCCGCGCTGCCACTGCTCGGGGTCGGACTGGGTGAACTGATCGGCGCCCAGCCGCTACGCTTTCTGTTCTCAGGCGGTCAGTGGCTGCTGGTCGCCGGTGTGACGCTGACGTGTCTCGGTCTGGCGTGGTCGGACCGGATCACCGGCGGGGTGGTCGAATGA
- a CDS encoding type II secretion system F family protein encodes MTLAAMLLAAAVMVGGPPSRAYFRVTPRTVPGPPKGVRQRDPLAFASTLDVLASCLRSGMAVSTAAAVAAPSAPPQLARSLCRAADLLVLGADPSTAWAHPAHGDRHVETLLRLARRSASSGTALAQGVIELAARSRDDAADSARASAERASVLIAGPLGVCYLPAFLCLGIVPVVAGLAGDVLRSGIL; translated from the coding sequence ATGACACTCGCGGCGATGCTTCTCGCCGCTGCCGTGATGGTCGGCGGTCCGCCTTCTCGGGCGTATTTCCGGGTCACTCCCCGCACGGTCCCGGGACCACCGAAAGGGGTCCGGCAGCGCGACCCCCTGGCGTTCGCGTCGACGCTCGATGTGCTGGCCTCCTGCCTACGGTCGGGCATGGCGGTGTCTACCGCCGCGGCGGTCGCCGCGCCGTCGGCGCCGCCACAGCTGGCCCGGTCGTTGTGCCGGGCAGCGGATCTGCTCGTGCTGGGCGCGGACCCTTCGACCGCCTGGGCGCACCCAGCCCACGGAGACCGCCACGTCGAGACATTGCTGCGGCTGGCGCGCCGGTCGGCATCCTCCGGAACAGCGCTGGCGCAGGGCGTCATCGAACTGGCGGCCCGATCGCGTGACGATGCCGCGGATTCGGCCCGCGCCTCGGCCGAACGCGCGTCGGTCTTGATTGCCGGCCCCCTGGGCGTGTGTTACCTGCCGGCGTTCTTGTGCCTGGGCATCGTTCCGGTGGTCGCCGGGCTGGCAGGCGACGTGCTGCGGTCCGGAATTCTGTGA
- a CDS encoding TadE family type IV pilus minor pilin, with the protein MEAAFALAGLVAVLIVCVAVLTAVSMHIRCVDAAREAARLAARGDDGAAVARHVAPDGAAVGVQRDGGLVVATVSARSVLLPGITVEARAVAAVEPGAR; encoded by the coding sequence GTGGAGGCGGCGTTCGCGCTCGCCGGCCTTGTCGCGGTGCTCATCGTGTGCGTGGCCGTGCTCACCGCGGTGTCGATGCACATCCGATGCGTCGACGCCGCACGAGAAGCCGCTCGCCTTGCGGCGCGCGGTGACGACGGTGCGGCCGTCGCACGCCACGTCGCGCCCGACGGCGCGGCCGTGGGGGTGCAGCGCGACGGCGGGTTGGTGGTGGCGACGGTCAGCGCGCGGTCGGTGCTGTTGCCGGGCATCACTGTCGAAGCGCGTGCGGTGGCCGCCGTGGAGCCCGGCGCGCGGTGA
- the acs gene encoding acetate--CoA ligase, with product MTETSAQHAHGPSVYPPSPEFAEHANATEDLYRQAEKDRLAFWAEQANRLSWETPFTEVLDWSEPPVAKWFVGGKLNVAYNCVDRHVEAGHGDRVALYWEGEPVGDSHAMTYAQLKDEVCKAANALTELGLRTGDRAAIYMPMIPEAIIAMLACARLGVLHSVVFAGFSSSALAARIEDAEAKLVITTDGQYRRGEAVPLKEGADEAVKGQASVEHVLVVARTGIDVPWTEGRDVWWHEIVDDASAEHTPEAFDSEHPLFLLYTSGTTGKPKGIVHTSGGFLTQSSYTHYYVFDAKPETDVYWCTADIGWVTGHSYIVFGPLSNGCTQVVYEGTPNCPSEHRHFEIIEKYGVTTYYTAPTLIRTFMKWGRDIPDAHDLSSLRLLGSVGEPINPEAWRWYRKVIGGDRTPVVDTWWQTETGAIMISPLPGATAAKPGAAMAPLPGITAKIVDDEGKELAPAAEGDEPVTGYLVLDQPWPAMLRGIWKDPERYKDTYWKRFEKQGWYFAGDGARIDADGDIWVLGRIDDVMNVSGHRISTAEVESALVGHSHVAEAAVVGASDETTGQGICAFVILEAHAKDSDDMVQELREQVAKEIGKIARPREIHVVPELPKTRSGKIMRRLLRDVAEGRELGDTSTLVDPSVFEAIRASK from the coding sequence ATGACAGAGACATCGGCGCAGCACGCTCACGGACCGTCCGTTTATCCCCCGTCCCCGGAGTTCGCCGAGCACGCCAACGCGACCGAGGATCTGTACCGCCAGGCCGAGAAGGACCGGTTGGCGTTCTGGGCGGAACAGGCCAACCGGCTGTCGTGGGAGACGCCTTTCACCGAGGTGCTCGACTGGTCGGAACCTCCGGTCGCCAAGTGGTTTGTCGGTGGCAAGCTCAACGTCGCCTACAACTGCGTGGACCGGCACGTCGAAGCGGGCCACGGTGACCGGGTGGCCCTGTACTGGGAGGGCGAACCGGTCGGCGACTCACACGCAATGACCTATGCCCAACTCAAAGACGAGGTCTGCAAGGCCGCCAACGCGCTGACCGAACTCGGGCTGCGTACGGGTGACCGGGCCGCCATCTACATGCCGATGATCCCCGAGGCAATTATCGCGATGCTGGCGTGCGCGCGTCTCGGGGTGTTGCACAGCGTGGTGTTCGCCGGATTCTCCTCCTCGGCGCTGGCGGCCCGCATCGAGGACGCCGAAGCCAAGTTGGTCATCACCACCGACGGGCAGTACCGCCGCGGTGAAGCGGTGCCGTTGAAAGAAGGCGCCGACGAAGCGGTGAAGGGCCAAGCCTCCGTCGAGCACGTCTTGGTGGTGGCGCGCACCGGTATCGACGTGCCGTGGACCGAGGGCCGTGACGTGTGGTGGCACGAGATCGTCGACGACGCCTCCGCCGAACACACTCCCGAGGCGTTCGATTCCGAGCATCCGCTGTTCCTGCTGTACACCTCGGGCACCACCGGCAAGCCCAAGGGCATCGTGCACACCTCCGGCGGCTTCCTCACCCAGTCGTCCTACACCCACTACTACGTGTTCGACGCGAAGCCGGAAACCGACGTGTACTGGTGCACCGCCGACATCGGCTGGGTCACCGGGCACAGCTACATCGTGTTCGGCCCGCTCTCCAACGGGTGCACCCAGGTGGTGTACGAGGGCACGCCCAACTGCCCGAGCGAGCACCGTCACTTCGAGATCATCGAAAAATACGGCGTGACAACCTATTACACGGCACCGACGCTGATCCGGACCTTCATGAAGTGGGGCCGCGACATCCCCGATGCCCACGACCTGTCCAGCTTGCGCCTCCTGGGGTCGGTCGGCGAACCGATCAACCCGGAGGCTTGGCGGTGGTACCGCAAGGTGATCGGCGGCGACCGGACGCCGGTCGTCGACACCTGGTGGCAGACCGAGACCGGGGCGATCATGATCTCCCCGCTGCCCGGCGCGACGGCGGCCAAGCCGGGTGCGGCGATGGCGCCACTGCCGGGCATCACGGCCAAGATCGTCGACGACGAGGGCAAGGAACTGGCGCCCGCCGCCGAAGGTGACGAGCCCGTCACCGGCTACCTCGTGCTGGACCAGCCGTGGCCGGCGATGCTGCGCGGCATCTGGAAGGACCCGGAACGTTACAAGGACACGTATTGGAAGCGGTTCGAAAAGCAGGGCTGGTATTTCGCCGGCGACGGGGCCAGGATCGACGCCGACGGCGACATCTGGGTGCTCGGCCGCATCGATGACGTGATGAACGTGTCCGGACACCGCATCTCGACCGCGGAGGTCGAGTCGGCGCTGGTCGGTCACTCCCACGTCGCCGAGGCCGCGGTCGTCGGGGCCAGCGACGAGACCACCGGCCAGGGCATCTGTGCGTTCGTCATCCTCGAGGCGCACGCCAAGGACAGCGACGACATGGTGCAGGAACTGCGCGAACAGGTCGCCAAGGAGATCGGAAAAATCGCCCGGCCCAGGGAGATTCACGTGGTGCCCGAGCTTCCCAAGACCCGCAGCGGCAAGATCATGCGGCGGCTGCTGCGTGATGTCGCCGAGGGTCGCGAGCTCGGGGACACGTCAACGCTGGTGGACCCCAGCGTGTTCGAGGCGATCCGGGCCAGTAAGTAG
- a CDS encoding DUF4244 domain-containing protein gives MGRGKMKVHNTLQVLQARLMLLITDDDGMSTVEYAIGTIAAAAFGAILYTVVTGDSIVSALTNIITRALSTNA, from the coding sequence ATGGGGAGGGGAAAAATGAAGGTGCACAACACACTTCAGGTACTGCAAGCGAGGCTGATGCTGCTGATCACCGACGACGACGGCATGTCGACCGTCGAGTACGCGATCGGCACGATCGCGGCGGCCGCGTTCGGCGCGATCCTGTACACGGTGGTCACCGGCGACTCGATCGTCAGCGCGCTGACCAACATCATCACCCGCGCGCTGAGCACCAACGCCTAG
- a CDS encoding cytochrome P450: MGSTQTAARVGACDWGPTRGPARRLSTWTMTREAITVGFDDADGFLDRTCGNDFTRFRCGGRRFVSISHPDYVDHVLYEARANYVKSIEYEPIRTLAGVNLVTDEGDSWAAHRRALSPTFARRHLDAIVDLMIDPIIGVADGLPTGAQFDMHDVMVETTLRVVANTLFSQDFGPLLHTMHDLATRGLQHAEHLARLGLCGLMPRPVYEVLRWLAHSGVPFPPPLRGVQNHALALGRAIDALIDERKAHPTESADLLNVLLRADEGTWSRQRILDEAMTFMLAGNETTANTSSWFWYLMTLHTGARDRMLTEIDDVLGAHRPGADDLHRLPWTIACIQEAQRYFPAVWGIIARRAVADDVIGGHHIRRGTTIFIQINHIHHDPRWWPDPETFDPGRFLTKNKDLPRSAFLPFGGGRRICIGQSFAFMEMALIAAIMSQRFTFELASGPPSQSKAGITRRPKDGIQLVARSRS, from the coding sequence ATGGGCAGCACACAAACCGCCGCTCGGGTGGGCGCCTGTGATTGGGGCCCGACTCGAGGACCGGCCAGACGCCTGAGCACCTGGACGATGACCCGCGAGGCCATCACTGTCGGATTCGATGACGCCGACGGCTTCCTGGATCGGACATGCGGCAACGACTTCACCCGATTCCGTTGCGGTGGCCGCCGGTTCGTTTCCATCAGCCATCCCGACTACGTGGATCACGTGCTGTATGAGGCTCGGGCCAACTACGTCAAATCCATCGAATATGAGCCCATCCGGACCCTCGCAGGGGTCAATCTGGTCACCGACGAGGGCGACTCGTGGGCAGCCCACCGTCGGGCGTTGAGTCCGACCTTTGCGCGGCGTCACCTCGACGCCATCGTCGACCTGATGATCGATCCGATCATCGGCGTCGCCGACGGCTTGCCAACGGGCGCACAGTTCGACATGCACGATGTGATGGTCGAGACCACCCTCCGGGTCGTCGCCAATACCCTCTTCAGCCAGGACTTCGGCCCGTTGCTGCACACCATGCACGACCTTGCGACGCGCGGCCTGCAACATGCAGAACACCTGGCACGACTCGGGTTGTGCGGTCTGATGCCGCGACCGGTCTATGAAGTGCTGCGCTGGTTGGCGCACTCGGGAGTGCCCTTTCCGCCGCCGCTGCGGGGTGTGCAGAACCACGCCCTGGCTCTTGGCCGTGCGATCGACGCATTGATTGATGAGCGAAAGGCGCATCCGACCGAGTCCGCTGACCTGCTCAACGTGTTGCTGCGCGCCGACGAGGGTACGTGGTCACGCCAGCGGATCCTCGACGAAGCCATGACGTTCATGCTCGCGGGAAACGAAACGACTGCGAATACCTCGTCCTGGTTCTGGTATCTGATGACATTGCACACCGGGGCTCGTGACCGGATGCTCACCGAGATCGATGATGTGTTGGGTGCCCACCGTCCAGGCGCGGACGACCTGCACAGGTTGCCGTGGACCATCGCGTGCATACAGGAGGCGCAGCGCTACTTCCCCGCGGTGTGGGGAATCATCGCTCGGCGTGCTGTAGCGGACGACGTCATCGGTGGGCACCACATTCGGCGTGGCACCACGATCTTCATCCAGATCAACCACATCCACCATGACCCGCGTTGGTGGCCCGATCCGGAAACCTTCGATCCCGGCAGGTTTTTGACCAAGAACAAAGACCTTCCGCGTTCGGCGTTTCTCCCGTTCGGCGGAGGCCGGCGCATCTGCATCGGGCAGAGTTTCGCATTCATGGAAATGGCCTTGATCGCCGCAATCATGAGTCAGCGCTTCACGTTCGAGTTGGCCTCTGGTCCTCCGTCCCAGAGCAAGGCAGGAATCACCAGACGGCCGAAGGACGGCATTCAACTGGTTGCGCGCAGCCGATCCTGA
- a CDS encoding HAD-IB family hydrolase, with product MSASGPAAEASNASPTGVPTDIPVRTAAFFDLDKTVIAKSSTLAFSKPFFEQGLMNRRAVLKSTYAQFLFLMSGADHDQMDRMRAYVTNMCAGWDVEQVKSIVGETLHDIVNPLVFAEAAELIADHRLCGRDVVMVSASGEEIVAPIARALGATHAMATRMVVEDGKYTGEIAFYCYGEGKAAAIRELAAREGYALEHCYAYSDSITDLPMLETVGHPSVVNPDRTLRKEAAARGWPVLNFSDPVSLRDRISAPSGAAMATTVAVGMSALAAGALTYSLLRRFAF from the coding sequence GTGAGTGCATCTGGTCCGGCCGCCGAGGCTTCGAACGCCTCCCCGACGGGTGTTCCGACGGACATTCCGGTCCGCACGGCCGCATTCTTCGACCTCGATAAAACGGTCATCGCGAAATCCAGCACGCTGGCTTTCAGCAAACCTTTTTTCGAGCAGGGGCTGATGAATCGCCGGGCGGTGCTCAAGTCGACCTACGCCCAATTCCTGTTCCTCATGTCGGGCGCCGACCACGACCAGATGGACCGCATGCGCGCCTACGTCACGAACATGTGCGCGGGGTGGGACGTCGAGCAGGTGAAGTCGATCGTCGGCGAGACACTCCATGACATCGTGAACCCGTTGGTGTTCGCCGAGGCGGCGGAGCTGATCGCCGACCACAGGTTGTGCGGCCGTGACGTGGTGATGGTGTCGGCTTCCGGCGAGGAGATCGTCGCTCCGATCGCCCGCGCGTTGGGCGCCACCCACGCGATGGCCACGCGGATGGTCGTCGAGGACGGCAAATACACCGGGGAGATCGCCTTCTACTGCTACGGCGAGGGTAAGGCAGCGGCGATCCGTGAGTTGGCGGCGCGCGAGGGGTACGCGCTCGAGCACTGCTACGCCTACTCAGATTCGATCACCGATCTGCCGATGCTGGAGACCGTCGGGCACCCGAGCGTGGTAAACCCCGACCGCACGTTGCGCAAAGAAGCGGCCGCGCGGGGTTGGCCCGTGTTGAACTTCTCCGACCCGGTGTCTCTACGGGACCGAATCTCGGCGCCCTCGGGTGCCGCCATGGCCACCACCGTTGCGGTCGGCATGAGCGCGTTGGCGGCCGGCGCGCTGACCTATTCACTGCTGCGGCGCTTCGCTTTCTAG
- a CDS encoding S1 family peptidase, with protein sequence MKTSGLCPSRLAATIAVCAATLIATPAVAPAQALIPLGGGSGLVVNGETLCTLTAIGSDYRGKLVGFTSAHCGGPGATVGAEGADGAGVLGTMVAGNDALDYAVIEFDPQKVRPVNNVDGFEIDGLGPDPVAGDIACKLGRTTGYSCGVTWGPGQEPGTIVNQVCGQPGDSGAPVTVNNRLVGMIHGAFSETLPTCVIKYIPLHTPAVTMSFNTQLADIAAKQRAGTGFVPVGAVT encoded by the coding sequence GTGAAGACCAGCGGCCTGTGCCCGAGTCGTCTCGCCGCGACCATTGCCGTCTGCGCAGCAACCCTCATCGCGACGCCCGCCGTCGCGCCAGCCCAAGCGCTGATCCCGCTGGGTGGGGGCTCGGGCCTGGTGGTCAACGGTGAGACGCTGTGCACGCTCACCGCGATCGGCAGCGACTATCGAGGCAAGCTCGTGGGCTTCACCTCGGCACACTGCGGCGGCCCGGGCGCGACAGTCGGTGCCGAGGGCGCCGATGGCGCCGGAGTACTGGGCACGATGGTGGCGGGCAACGACGCGCTCGACTACGCGGTGATCGAGTTCGATCCGCAAAAGGTGCGTCCGGTCAACAACGTCGATGGCTTTGAGATCGACGGACTGGGTCCCGATCCGGTCGCCGGCGACATCGCGTGCAAACTCGGCCGTACCACCGGTTACTCGTGCGGCGTGACCTGGGGGCCGGGGCAGGAGCCGGGCACCATTGTCAACCAGGTGTGCGGTCAGCCCGGCGACTCGGGCGCGCCGGTCACCGTCAACAACCGCCTGGTCGGCATGATCCACGGGGCGTTCTCGGAGACTTTGCCGACGTGCGTCATCAAGTACATCCCGCTGCACACCCCAGCGGTGACCATGTCGTTCAACACGCAGCTTGCCGACATTGCCGCCAAGCAACGCGCGGGGACGGGGTTCGTCCCCGTCGGTGCGGTCACTTGA
- a CDS encoding oxidoreductase — protein MTGSFAKDALAPLAELPGVAEAAQEAREALGRAHRHRTNLRGWPKNAAEAALRAARASSVLDGGSLQLSDDGTPDPVLAGALRVSEALEGGATTLVGVWQRAPLQAMARLHALAAADITDDERLGRPRTDAEVGTRLALLADIVTGGTRVPAPVLAAVVHGELLTLAPFGVADGVVARAASRLVTITTGLDPHGLGVPEVYWMRQSGDYDAAARGFSSGTADGLTAWILLSCRALHAGAREALSIAQAASSS, from the coding sequence GTGACCGGTAGCTTCGCGAAGGACGCGTTGGCGCCGCTGGCGGAACTGCCCGGCGTCGCCGAGGCGGCGCAGGAGGCGCGCGAGGCGTTGGGCCGCGCGCACCGCCATCGCACCAATCTCCGTGGCTGGCCGAAGAACGCCGCCGAGGCCGCGTTGCGGGCCGCGCGCGCGTCGTCGGTGCTGGACGGCGGCTCGCTGCAGCTGTCCGACGACGGTACGCCGGATCCGGTGCTGGCCGGCGCGCTGCGGGTGTCCGAAGCGCTGGAAGGCGGAGCGACGACCCTGGTCGGTGTGTGGCAGCGAGCCCCGCTGCAGGCGATGGCGAGGCTGCACGCGTTGGCGGCCGCGGATATCACCGACGACGAGCGATTGGGCCGTCCGCGCACCGACGCCGAGGTCGGTACTCGGCTGGCCTTGTTGGCCGACATCGTCACGGGAGGAACCAGGGTGCCAGCACCGGTGCTGGCGGCCGTCGTGCACGGTGAACTTCTCACTCTCGCGCCGTTCGGAGTCGCCGACGGTGTGGTGGCCCGTGCGGCGTCCCGGTTGGTGACGATCACCACCGGACTCGATCCGCACGGCCTCGGCGTGCCGGAGGTCTACTGGATGCGCCAGTCGGGCGATTACGACGCTGCGGCGCGGGGCTTTTCGTCCGGGACCGCCGACGGCCTCACGGCGTGGATCCTGCTGAGTTGCCGCGCCCTGCACGCGGGGGCCCGCGAGGCGCTGTCGATCGCGCAGGCGGCGTCGTCGTCCTGA
- a CDS encoding TadA family conjugal transfer-associated ATPase gives MSDSLIDRVRERLAAEAAPLRPTVVAAAIRAESGGLLGDSEVLSGLRLLETELTGAGLLDPLLSAAGVTDVLVTAPDAVWVDDGNGLRRSGIRFPDEESVRRLAQRLALTAGRRLDEAQPWVDGQLTGLGAGQFTVRLHAVLPPIASAGTCLSLRVLRPATQDLASLTAAGAIEPAAAALLDDVVRARLAFLISGGTGAGKTTLLAAVLGAVPATERIICVEDASELAPAHPHLVKLVARCANVEGAGEVTVRDLVRQALRMRPDRIVVGEVRGAEVVDLLGALNTGHDGGAGTVHANSPGEVPARLEALAALGGLDRAALHSQLAAAVQVVIHVARDRAGIRRLSEIAILATEDDGGVRVSTVWRLGHGFGCGAERLRALVRQRDGL, from the coding sequence ATGAGTGACTCGTTGATCGACCGGGTCCGCGAGCGCCTCGCCGCGGAGGCCGCACCGCTGCGGCCGACGGTTGTGGCCGCAGCGATCCGCGCGGAGTCCGGCGGCTTGCTCGGTGACAGTGAGGTGCTCAGCGGGCTGCGTTTGCTCGAGACCGAGTTGACCGGTGCGGGGCTGCTCGACCCGCTGCTGTCCGCCGCCGGCGTCACCGACGTTCTCGTCACAGCACCGGATGCGGTGTGGGTCGACGATGGTAACGGACTGCGCCGCAGCGGGATCCGATTTCCCGATGAGGAATCCGTGCGCAGGCTCGCGCAGCGATTGGCGCTGACCGCCGGACGGCGCCTCGATGAGGCGCAGCCCTGGGTCGACGGCCAGTTGACCGGTCTTGGCGCTGGCCAGTTCACGGTTCGCCTACACGCGGTGCTGCCGCCGATCGCTTCCGCGGGAACATGTTTGTCGTTGCGGGTGCTGCGCCCCGCCACCCAGGACCTGGCGTCACTGACCGCGGCCGGCGCCATCGAACCGGCCGCCGCCGCCCTGCTCGACGACGTCGTGCGCGCACGGCTCGCCTTCCTGATCTCCGGCGGCACCGGCGCGGGCAAGACCACCTTGCTGGCCGCTGTCCTTGGTGCCGTCCCCGCAACCGAACGGATCATCTGTGTCGAGGACGCATCCGAACTCGCTCCCGCGCATCCGCATCTGGTGAAACTCGTCGCGCGCTGCGCCAACGTCGAAGGCGCCGGCGAGGTCACCGTGCGCGACCTGGTCAGACAGGCATTACGGATGAGACCGGACCGCATTGTCGTCGGTGAGGTTCGCGGCGCCGAAGTGGTCGACCTGCTCGGCGCCCTCAACACCGGTCACGACGGCGGCGCGGGAACCGTGCACGCCAACAGTCCCGGTGAGGTGCCCGCCCGCCTGGAAGCGCTCGCCGCGCTCGGTGGGCTCGACCGAGCCGCGTTGCACAGCCAGCTTGCGGCCGCGGTGCAGGTGGTGATTCACGTTGCCCGCGATCGTGCGGGCATTCGCAGGCTCAGTGAGATCGCGATCCTGGCAACCGAAGACGACGGCGGGGTCCGCGTCTCGACCGTCTGGCGCCTCGGGCACGGTTTCGGTTGCGGTGCTGAGCGACTGCGTGCTCTCGTCCGGCAGCGGGACGGCTTGTGA